The genomic segment GCCGCCGGGGAGCAGCCACTGCGACTCCTCCTCGTCGACGGGCAGCGGCGGCAGGTCCGCGTCGCGGACCGCCTTGAGGAGCTCGCCGACGGGCGCCGGGCAGGTGACGGTCTGGCCGGTGGGCAGCAGGTCGCCGGTGGCCATGACGTTGCGCATCCGCAGCTCGGCCGGGTCCAGGCCCAGCTTCGCCGCGAGCTTGTCCATCTGGCCCTCGTACCCGGCGCAGACCTGGAGCGCGCCCTCGCCGCGGACGTGTCCCGACGGCGGGTTGTTGGTGCGGACGGCCCAGCCCTCGACGAAGACGTGCGGCACGACGTAGGGGCCGGCGGCGAACGCCACGGCGGCGGCCAGCGCCTCCGAGGAGTGGTCGGCGTACGCGCCCGCGTCGAGCAGCACCTGCGCCTCGACCTTGACCAGCCGGCCCTCGGCGTCGGCGTGGTGCCGGTAGCGCAGCAGGGTGGGGTGGCGGTGGGAGTGCCCGAGGAAGGACTCCTCGCGGGTGGCCACGAACTTCACCGGGCAGCCGGTCTTCAGCGCGAGCAGCCCGAGCGGCAGCTGGATGCCGGAGTCCTCGCGGTCGCCCATCGCGCCGGGCACGCCGGTGACGACGACCTTGACCCGGTCGGCCTCCAGGCCGAAGCAGGCGGCGGCCAGGTCCCGGTCGGTGTGCGGGTCGGTGGAGGCCACGTACAGCTCGACGCCGCCGTCCGGGCGCGGTACGGCGAGCCCGGCCTCGGCGCCGATGGGCGCCGGGTCCTGCCGGCCGATCCGGTACAGGCCCTCGACGATGACCTCGCCGATGACGTCGGGGTCGCCGAAGCGCAGCGGGATGTGGCGGATCAGGTTGCCGTCGGGGTGCAGCGGCTCGGCGGCGAACGCCTTCTCCGGGTCGGTGACCGGCTCCAGCACCTCGTACTCGACGAGGATCGCCGCGGCGGCCAGCCGCGCGGTGTCGGGGTGGTCGGCGGCGACGGCGGCGATCGGCTCGCCGTGGTGCCGGACGATGTCCTTGGCGAAGACCGGCCGGTCCGCGACGCGGCGGCCGTGCATGGCGTCACCCGGCACGTCCTCGTGCGTGACGACGGCCCGGACGCCGGGCATCGAGGTGGCTGCCGACGTGTCGATGCGGACGATGCGCGCGTGCGGGTACGGGGAGCGCAGCACCGAGGCCCACAGCAGTCCTTCGGCCCACAGGTCGGCCGCGTACGGGAACGTCCCCTGCGCCTTCGCGAGGGTGTCCACGGGCCGCACGGAGACGCCCAGCCCGTGCAGCACCGGTTCGGGCGCCGCGGGCGTCTGGGTGGCCTGGGCGGGCACCGCCGTGGCCGCGTCGGATCCAGTCATGCCGCTGCCCTCTCGCTGCTGCCGGTGGGTTCGCCCGTGCCGGCCGGGCGCGTGTGCCGCGGCTCCGGCCGTCGGCCCGGGATCGTACGGCGGGTCACGCGGTGCCTCCCGGGTGGCTGCCGTGCGGCCCGCCCTGGTGCGGGATCCGCGCCCCGTCGGCAGTGTGCTCGGAGTGTTCCGCGGCGCTGGCCTCGCGGGACGCCACGACGTCCTGGACGGCGTCCAGCACGCCCCGGTAGCCGGTGCACCGGCAGAGGTTGCCGCAGATGGCCTGGCGGGTCTCCAGCTCGGTGGGCTTGTGGTTGCCCTCCAGCAGGTCGTGGACGGTCATCGCGAGGCCGGGAACGCAGAAGCCGCACTGCACGGCGCCGCACTCGGCGAGCGCGCGCTGCACGTCGGACGGCTGCCCGTCGCCGGACAGCCCCTCGACGGTGCGGACCTCGCTCCCGGCGGCGGTCGCGGCCGGCACCAGGCACGAGGCGACGAGCCGGCCGTCGACCTGTACGGAGCAGGCTCCGCACTCGCCCTGCTCGCAGCCGTCCTTCGCACCGGCCAGGCCGAGCCGCTCCCGCAGGACGTACAGCAGGGACTCGCCGAGCCAGGCGTCGGTCACGGGCCGGTCGGCGCCGTTGACGCGCAGCACGTAGGAGGCGAGCGGGTGTTCGCTGTGCGCCTCTCCGGGCGCCGGCTCCTCGTCGTCCGCCGCCGCTTCGGCCTGCTCCGGCTGCTCCGTCCGCTCCGCGTGCTCGACGGGCCCGTCGGAGGGGCTCTCCGCCGCCTCCGGGCCGTCCTCGGTCACCACGACGGACTCGGCTCCGGGGATCGCCCCCACGGCGCCCACGGGGTACTCGCCGGACTCGTCCGCCGCGTCCTCCGCGACGAACGGCAGGCTCCAGTGCCCGGTCCCGTCGGTGGGCGGCGTCGCGCCGGCGGTGGCGGACGGCGGGTGTTCGGCGAAGTAGGGGTGCCGGGCCGCCGGGTCCTGGGCGGCCGGCGGCCGCGCGTCCTCGCCGGACCCGTGGCCGGCCGGCGGGTACGGTCCGGCCGGCTCGCCGCCGCGCTCGCCGACGGCCTGCGGGCCGAGGTCGTGCCCGGTTCCGGCCGGCGGCCGCGCCGCGGTCGCCGCCGCGCCCTGGCCGAACTGCCCGGCGCTGAACGGCCGGGGGGCGGGTACGTCGGGCCGGGAGTGCGTCTCGTCGGGGTGCCGGCCGGCCCACGGCGCGGTGAAGCCGTCCGTGACGGCGCCCAGGGGGTACTCGCCGGACTCCTCCACCGGGTCGGCCGCGACGAGCGGGATCGACCACTGGGTCGCCGCGTCGCCCGCGTCGGCCACCGGCGGCAGCATCGCGGCGAAGGAGACGTGCATGGTCTGGTCGGGGTCGTAGTCCCCGCCGCCCGGCACGGGCTGCCAGGTGCCCGGGGTGAGCGGGGTGCCCGGCTGCGGCTGCGGCTGGTCGGTCATGCCAGTGCCCTCCCGAGCGCTCGGCGGGCCAGCGCCGCCACGGTGCGGCGCAGTTGTACGGCGGCGGGCGGCAGCTCGACGGCCTCGGCCCCGTCCGGTCCCGGCACGGGGTCCGGGATGCACGCTCCGGCGACGTACTCGCCGAAGGCCGTGCACGCCTCGGGGGCGAGCAGCCGTCCGCCGTCCCAGTCGATCAGTCCCGCGACCCACCGCTCGGCCTCCAGCGGCCGCAGCGGTACGGGCGCCACCGCGCCCACCGCGCAGCGCACACCGCGCCGGGCGGGGTCCAGGACGACGGCGACCGAGGCCAGCGCCCGGCCGGGGCCGGTGCGGCCGGTGGCCTTGAGGAAGGTCTGCGGCGCGTGCAGCAGCGGCACGCGCACGAAAGCGAGAAGTTCGCCGGGGCGCAGCGGGTCCATCCCGGTCAGCAGATGGCTGACCGGCAGTTCCCGGTTGCCCCCGGGGCCGGCCAGGATGACGCTCGCCTCCAGCGCGGTCAGCACCGGGAGTGCGTCGCCGGTGGGCGCGGCCGTGGCGATGTTGCCGCCGAGGGTGCCCGCGTTGCGGATCTGCGGTGGTCCGGCCGCGCGGGCGGCGGCGGCGAGCGCCGGGATGAGCGCGGCGAAGTCGGGGCGGCCCATCCGGGCGTGGGTGAGGCCGGCGCCGAGCAAGGCGTGGCCGTCGGCGTACTGCCAGCCGCGGATCTCGCTGATCCGGCCGAGACCGACGAGCCCGGCCGGGCGCAGCAGCCCGGAGTTGACGGCCGCCATCAGGTCGGTGCCGCCGGCCACGGGCACGGCGCTGGGCGCGGCGGCGAGCGCCGCCACCGCCTCGTCGAGCGAGGACGGCAACGTGACGTTGCGTGCCGTCTGCTGTGCATTCGTGCTCACGCAGCTGCCCCTTCCCGGCTCTCCGCCGTGCGGTAGCCGTACCGTACGTGCTGACAGCCCGGACGTGGCAACTCTGGCACATGTTCCGCGATGGTCAACGCGAGGGTCCGCGAAGTGCGGGCCTGCCCTTCACGGGAGTGAATGCCCCGTTCTGTCGGGTATCACCCCAGTGTCGGGATTGGCGCTCTTCGAGGGTGTTGCGAAGATACGCCAATCCACCGTGCCAGGCCCGCCCTTGCGGGGGACACATGTTGCGGGATTGCTCACACGATCGGGGGTGGTCCGTCGATCGGGCGTCCGAGTACACCGGGGCGCCGCTGCCACGGCAGCGGACCGCCCGGCGGGCGGTACTCCACACCGAGCGCGTCAAGTCGTGCGTAGTGGCCTTCCATTCGGCGCTCGAAGTCCGGCCAGTCCCGCTCGGCGGGCGCGGGCAGCTCCGACCAGGCCACCTCGGCGACCGCCGCCAGCCGCGGGAACACCATGTAGTCCACGACCCGCGGTGAGTCCATCACCTCGGTCCAGGCGTTGGCCTGGGTCCCGATGACGTGCGCGGCCTGCTCCTCGGTGAGTTCCGCGGGCACCGGCTCGAACCGGTAGACGTCCTCCAGGGTGCGCACCCGCGCGATCGGCACCGGCTCGTCGGCCCGGTCCGACTGCCGCCAGTCCAGATAGACATGCGACTCCGGGCACATCACGACGTCGTGTCCGGCCTTAGCGGCGGCGATCCCGCCCTCGTAGCCCCGCCAGGAGGAGACGGCGGCGCCCGGCGCCAGCCCGCCTTCCAGGATCTCGTCCCAGCCGATCAGCCGGCGGCCGCGCTCGGCGAGCCAGCCGTCGAAGTGCCGGATGATCCAGCTCTGCAGCTCGTCCTCACCGGCCAGCCCCAGTTCCTTGATCCGCGCCTGGGCGGCGGCGGAGGCGCGCCACTGCTCCTTGGGGCACTCGTCGCCGCCGATGTGGAAGAACTCGGACGGGAACAGGTCGAGCAGCTCGGTGAAGACGCCCTCGTAGAAGCGCAGGGTGGTGTCGGCGGGGGCCAGCACATTGGGGTTGACGCCCCAACTGGTCAGCACGGAGAGCGCGCCGGTGTCGACGACGTCGGTGTTGCCGAGTTCGGGATAGGCGGCGATGGCGGCCTGCGAGTGGCCGGGGATGTCGATCTCCGGCACCACGGTGATGTGCCGCTGCGCCGCGTAGGCGACGATCTCGCGGATGTCGTCCTGGGTGTAGTAGCCGCCGTGCGGCCGCTCGTCCCACAGCGGGGACTCCCGCAGCCCCACCTTGGTGCGTTCGCGCCAGGCCCCGACCTCGGTGAGCAGCGGGTAGCGCTTGATCTCCACGCGCCAGCCCTGGTCGTCGGTGAGGTGCAGGTGCAGCACGTTGAGCTTGTGCGCGGCCATCAGGTCGAGATGGCGCAGCACCGCGTCCTTGGGCATGAAGTGCCGGGCCACGTCGAGCATGAAGCCGCGCCAGCCGAAGCGCGGGGAGTCCTGGATGTGGCAGAACGGGATCCGCCACTCGCGGGCCGCCGCGAGTGGTGCGCGCCGGAAGGCGTCGGGGCCCAGCAGCTGACGCAGCGTCTGCGCGCCCCAGAAGACGCCCGCAGGGCCGCCGCCGAAGAGATGGACGCCGGTCGGCGAGATCATCAGGCGATAGCCCTCGGCTCCGAGGTCCCTGGTGACCATCTCGTGGACCGTGATCCTGATGCCGTCGGTCTCGGTGCCATCGCCCGGCGCGAGCCGGTGACCGGTGGCCGCTCCGAGTTCGGAGCGCAGCCATCTCTCCGCCCGCTCCGTGCCCGGCCCGGCGGCCAGCACCGTGTCGGGTCCGAGGACGAAGCAGTCGTCCGCGGTGTAGTCGGTCACCAGGCGCGGGGCGGGGATCAGGTCCATGACGACATCCTGCCCCGCCGGCACCGAATTGGCATAGACCAATCAGGCGGAGACCTGTGGTCAGTTCTTGCCGCTCTTGTCCTTGTCGCCGCCACCGAGGGGCATCGTCTCGAAGATCTCTTTGCACATCGGGCAGACCGGGTACTTCTTCGGGTCCCGTCCCGGCACCCAGACCTTCCCGCACAGCGCGACCACCGGAGATCCGGAGAGCGCACTCTCCATGATCTTGTCCTTCTGGACATAGTGTGCGAAGCGCTCGTGGTCGCCATCGCCGTGCGACACCTGCGGGGTCGGCTCGACGAGGGTGCCAGTACCGGCCCCGCGTTCGGGCTCAAGAGTGCTCATAACCGTCAAGCCTAATTGAGCGACGGGTCGTCCGGGTACGTGGCCACCATCGCCAATTCGTTCCGTTGCCGTCTGAGCACGGAGCGCCACAGCCGTTCCGGGTCCGGCGAGGACACATCACCCGGTTCCGACTCCACGACGTACCAGGCGCCGTCGACCAGTTCCGCCTCCAGCTGCCCCGGCCCCCACCCGGAGTAGCCGGCGAAGATCCGCAGGGATCCCAGCTCCGCCGCGAGCAGTTCCGGCGGGGCCTCCAGGTCGACCAGGCCGATCGCGCCGTGCACCCGCCGCCAGCCCAGCGGCGCGTCGTCCCCGTCGTCCCAGGACTCACCGGGGACCACGGCCAGCCCCAGCGCGGAGTCCAGCGAGACGGGGCCGCCCTGGAACACCACCGGAGGCGACCCGGCGAGCACCGCCCACGGCTGGAGCACATCGCCCACCCCGATCGGGGTCGGGCGGTTCAGCACAACGCCGAGCGACCCCGCCTCGTCGTGGTCGAGAAGGAGTACCACCGCACGGTCGAAATTCGGGTCCGCCAGAGCCGGCGTCGCCACGAGCAGCCTGCCGGTGAGCGAAGTGACCTCCGTCATGGTCAACATGATCCCGCATCCCGGGCCTTCGCGGGGGGCCAACGACCGGCCCCGGCGTAATCGCGCAGCGTGCGGGCAGTCGAGCGGTGGGCCCCGCCGGCCCGGGGCGCCCTGTACCGGCTGGTAACCAGGTGGGCCGGAGCGGCTGTAGCGAAGTCATGACACAGCTGGCGCCTCCTGGGCTTACAGGAGTCCCCTGTAGGCGCATTACCATTTCTTCTTGGTGCCTGCGGGGACCCCGCCCATTTTTATGACTGTCTCCAGGAACGCGAGATCCATGACCGACGCTTCCGACGTACTGCTTGTCCATGGCGGAACCCCGCTCCGGGGCGAGATCCGTGTCCGCGGCGCGAAGAACCTCGTGCCGAAGGCCATGGTCGCCGCCCTCCTCGGCAGCGAGCCGAGCCGACTGCGCAACGTGCCCGACATCCGCGATGTCCGCGTCGTGCGCGGGCTGCTCCAACTGCACGGCGTGACGGTCCAGGCCGGTGAGGAACCGGGCGAGCTGGTGCTCGACCCCTCGCACGTCGAGAGCGCCAACGTCGCCGACATCGACGCGCACGCCGGATCCTCCCGGATTCCGATCCTGTTCTGCGGCCCGCTGCTGCACCGCCTCGGGCACGCCTTCATCCCGGGCCTGGGCGGCTGCGACATCGGCGGCCGGCCGATCGACTTCCACTTCGACGTGCTGCGGCAGTTCGGCGCGACCATCGAGAAGCGGCCCGGCGGCCAGTACCTGGAAGCCCCGCAGCGGCTGCGCGGCTGCAAGATCACGCTGCCGTACCCGTCGGTCGGCTCGACCGAGCAGGTGCTGCTGACGGCCGTGCTGGCCGAGGGCGTCACCGAGCTGTCGAACGCGGCGGTCGAGCCGGAGATCGAGGACCTGATCTGCGTCCTGCAGAAAATGGGCGCGATCATCTCGATGGACACCGACCGGACGATCCGGATCACCGGCGTCGACAAGCTCGGCGGCTACAACCACCGCGCGCTCCCGGACCGCCTGGAGGCGGCCTCCTGGGCGAGCGCGGCGCTGGCCACCGAGGGCAACATCTACGTCCGCGGGGCCCACCAGCGGTCGATGATGACGTTCCTGAACACCTTCCGCCGGGTCGGCGGCGCCTTCGAGATCGACGACGAGGGCATCCGCTTCTGGCACCCGGGCGGCCCGCTCAACGCCATCGCGCTGGAGACGGACGTCCACCCCGGCTTCCAGACCGACTGGCAGCAGCCGCTCGTGGTGGCGCTGACGCAGGCGTCCGGCCTGTCGATCGTCCACGAGACGGTCTACGAGTCCCGGCTGGGCTTCACCTCGGCGCTCAACCAGATGGGTGCGCACATCCAGCTGTACCGCGAGTGCCTGGGCGGCTCCGCGTGCCGGTTCGGCCAGCGCAACTTCCTGCACTCGGCGGTCGTCTCCGGCCCCACGAAGCTGCAGGGCGCCGATCTGGTCATCCCCGACCTCCGGGGCGGCTTCTCGTACCTGATCGCCGCCCTGGCGGCCCAGGGCACCTCCCGGGTGCACGGCATCGACCTCATCAACCGCGGCTACGAGAACTTCATGGCGAAGCTCGCGGAGCTGGGGGCCAACGTCGAGCTGCCGAACCCCGTGAGCGTCTAGCACTCCCCCGGACGGGCCCCAGGGCCCGTCCGGACCCGTCCGGAGCCCGGTCACAGCAAGGGCGGCCATCCCCCCGGGGAGATGGCCGCCCTTCGCCTTGCCAGTCGGGAACTACTTGCCCTTGGCGGCTTCCTTGAGCTTGGAGCCCGCGGAGACCTTCACGCTGTAGCCGGCCGGGATCTGGATCGGGTCGCCGGTCTGCGGGTTGCGCGCGGTGCGAGCGGCACGGTGGGTGCGCTCGAAGGTCAGGAAGCCGGGAATGGTGACCTTCTCGTCGCCCTTGGCGACGATCTCGCCGACGGTCTCGGCGAGAGCGGCCAGAACGGCGTCGGCGTCCTTACGGGTCACCTCGGCGCGCTCGGACAGAGCGGCCACCAGCTCACTGCGGTTCATATCTTTACTCCCGTGTTCTTTCTGCCAGGGGGGCGCGAGCTTGAAGCTGATGCTGCCTCACTGCCCGAGTTGCATCCTGCCCCCATATATGGGGGGAAAGCCAATCCGGCACCCGAGCGGGTCGCTGAAAAAGCGGCTCGGATGCGTTGCGATGACCCAGTGTCGTCACACAGTGGCCGTCG from the Streptomyces sp. RKAG293 genome contains:
- a CDS encoding xanthine dehydrogenase family protein subunit M; amino-acid sequence: MSTNAQQTARNVTLPSSLDEAVAALAAAPSAVPVAGGTDLMAAVNSGLLRPAGLVGLGRISEIRGWQYADGHALLGAGLTHARMGRPDFAALIPALAAAARAAGPPQIRNAGTLGGNIATAAPTGDALPVLTALEASVILAGPGGNRELPVSHLLTGMDPLRPGELLAFVRVPLLHAPQTFLKATGRTGPGRALASVAVVLDPARRGVRCAVGAVAPVPLRPLEAERWVAGLIDWDGGRLLAPEACTAFGEYVAGACIPDPVPGPDGAEAVELPPAAVQLRRTVAALARRALGRALA
- a CDS encoding xanthine dehydrogenase family protein molybdopterin-binding subunit: MTGSDAATAVPAQATQTPAAPEPVLHGLGVSVRPVDTLAKAQGTFPYAADLWAEGLLWASVLRSPYPHARIVRIDTSAATSMPGVRAVVTHEDVPGDAMHGRRVADRPVFAKDIVRHHGEPIAAVAADHPDTARLAAAAILVEYEVLEPVTDPEKAFAAEPLHPDGNLIRHIPLRFGDPDVIGEVIVEGLYRIGRQDPAPIGAEAGLAVPRPDGGVELYVASTDPHTDRDLAAACFGLEADRVKVVVTGVPGAMGDREDSGIQLPLGLLALKTGCPVKFVATREESFLGHSHRHPTLLRYRHHADAEGRLVKVEAQVLLDAGAYADHSSEALAAAVAFAAGPYVVPHVFVEGWAVRTNNPPSGHVRGEGALQVCAGYEGQMDKLAAKLGLDPAELRMRNVMATGDLLPTGQTVTCPAPVGELLKAVRDADLPPLPVDEEESQWLLPGGPEGAGEPGAVRRGVGYALGMVHMLGAEGTDEVSTATVRIHDGRATVICAAVETGQGFTTLARQIVQDVLGVEDVGVLAADTDQPPSGAAARGRHTWVSGGAVERAAKMVRTQLLQPLAAKFGMSVELLTIADGKITSYDGVLSTTVGEALEGKELWATAQCRPHPTDRLDDDGQGDAFVGLAFCAVRAVVDVDIELGSVRVVEMAVAQDVGRVLNPRQVAARIEAGVTQGVGLALMEDLRAPRGIIKRPNLTGYSLPTALDAPDVRIVKLVEERDVLAPFGAKAVSAVPVVVSPAAVAAAVRAATGRPVSRLPIRPQAAVVKPQS
- a CDS encoding 2Fe-2S iron-sulfur cluster-binding protein, coding for MTDQPQPQPGTPLTPGTWQPVPGGGDYDPDQTMHVSFAAMLPPVADAGDAATQWSIPLVAADPVEESGEYPLGAVTDGFTAPWAGRHPDETHSRPDVPAPRPFSAGQFGQGAAATAARPPAGTGHDLGPQAVGERGGEPAGPYPPAGHGSGEDARPPAAQDPAARHPYFAEHPPSATAGATPPTDGTGHWSLPFVAEDAADESGEYPVGAVGAIPGAESVVVTEDGPEAAESPSDGPVEHAERTEQPEQAEAAADDEEPAPGEAHSEHPLASYVLRVNGADRPVTDAWLGESLLYVLRERLGLAGAKDGCEQGECGACSVQVDGRLVASCLVPAATAAGSEVRTVEGLSGDGQPSDVQRALAECGAVQCGFCVPGLAMTVHDLLEGNHKPTELETRQAICGNLCRCTGYRGVLDAVQDVVASREASAAEHSEHTADGARIPHQGGPHGSHPGGTA
- a CDS encoding HU family DNA-binding protein — protein: MNRSELVAALSERAEVTRKDADAVLAALAETVGEIVAKGDEKVTIPGFLTFERTHRAARTARNPQTGDPIQIPAGYSVKVSAGSKLKEAAKGK
- a CDS encoding DUF3039 domain-containing protein — translated: MSTLEPERGAGTGTLVEPTPQVSHGDGDHERFAHYVQKDKIMESALSGSPVVALCGKVWVPGRDPKKYPVCPMCKEIFETMPLGGGDKDKSGKN
- a CDS encoding YqgE/AlgH family protein, which codes for MTEVTSLTGRLLVATPALADPNFDRAVVLLLDHDEAGSLGVVLNRPTPIGVGDVLQPWAVLAGSPPVVFQGGPVSLDSALGLAVVPGESWDDGDDAPLGWRRVHGAIGLVDLEAPPELLAAELGSLRIFAGYSGWGPGQLEAELVDGAWYVVESEPGDVSSPDPERLWRSVLRRQRNELAMVATYPDDPSLN
- a CDS encoding beta-N-acetylhexosaminidase is translated as MDLIPAPRLVTDYTADDCFVLGPDTVLAAGPGTERAERWLRSELGAATGHRLAPGDGTETDGIRITVHEMVTRDLGAEGYRLMISPTGVHLFGGGPAGVFWGAQTLRQLLGPDAFRRAPLAAAREWRIPFCHIQDSPRFGWRGFMLDVARHFMPKDAVLRHLDLMAAHKLNVLHLHLTDDQGWRVEIKRYPLLTEVGAWRERTKVGLRESPLWDERPHGGYYTQDDIREIVAYAAQRHITVVPEIDIPGHSQAAIAAYPELGNTDVVDTGALSVLTSWGVNPNVLAPADTTLRFYEGVFTELLDLFPSEFFHIGGDECPKEQWRASAAAQARIKELGLAGEDELQSWIIRHFDGWLAERGRRLIGWDEILEGGLAPGAAVSSWRGYEGGIAAAKAGHDVVMCPESHVYLDWRQSDRADEPVPIARVRTLEDVYRFEPVPAELTEEQAAHVIGTQANAWTEVMDSPRVVDYMVFPRLAAVAEVAWSELPAPAERDWPDFERRMEGHYARLDALGVEYRPPGGPLPWQRRPGVLGRPIDGPPPIV
- the murA gene encoding UDP-N-acetylglucosamine 1-carboxyvinyltransferase, translating into MTDASDVLLVHGGTPLRGEIRVRGAKNLVPKAMVAALLGSEPSRLRNVPDIRDVRVVRGLLQLHGVTVQAGEEPGELVLDPSHVESANVADIDAHAGSSRIPILFCGPLLHRLGHAFIPGLGGCDIGGRPIDFHFDVLRQFGATIEKRPGGQYLEAPQRLRGCKITLPYPSVGSTEQVLLTAVLAEGVTELSNAAVEPEIEDLICVLQKMGAIISMDTDRTIRITGVDKLGGYNHRALPDRLEAASWASAALATEGNIYVRGAHQRSMMTFLNTFRRVGGAFEIDDEGIRFWHPGGPLNAIALETDVHPGFQTDWQQPLVVALTQASGLSIVHETVYESRLGFTSALNQMGAHIQLYRECLGGSACRFGQRNFLHSAVVSGPTKLQGADLVIPDLRGGFSYLIAALAAQGTSRVHGIDLINRGYENFMAKLAELGANVELPNPVSV